A stretch of Parvimonas micra DNA encodes these proteins:
- the mraY gene encoding phospho-N-acetylmuramoyl-pentapeptide-transferase, with translation MRITNFTIWSILVSFFLTIFIAKVSIPYLRKFKLGQNIRDDGPQSHLSKAGTPTMGGVFFVIAIILTTVCLGNFSKEVFAVLIGMLGFTLIGFLDDFFKLIMKRSLGLTEIQKLVIQFIISIAVIIFIEKVVGTDLRYQLIPFVKGAVNFGWFIYPILIFVMIGTANATNLTDGLDGLSSSVSIPVFLGLAVISASRFPSVGVFSLVFMASLMGFVMFNSYPARVFMGDTGSMALGGAIATICILNGMIFYLPIIGGIYVMEALSVIIQVVSYKTRNKKRVFLMSPIHHHYELKGYKEPQIVTAFAVISGLLSIIAVYLFFHI, from the coding sequence ATGAGAATAACAAATTTTACAATATGGAGTATTTTAGTTAGTTTTTTTCTAACAATTTTTATAGCAAAAGTTTCTATTCCATATTTAAGAAAATTTAAACTGGGTCAAAATATTAGAGATGATGGTCCGCAAAGTCATTTGTCTAAAGCAGGAACACCTACAATGGGGGGAGTGTTTTTTGTAATTGCAATAATTCTTACAACAGTTTGTTTAGGTAATTTTTCTAAAGAAGTATTTGCAGTATTGATTGGAATGTTAGGTTTTACATTAATAGGATTTTTAGATGATTTCTTTAAACTTATTATGAAAAGATCATTAGGTCTTACTGAAATTCAAAAATTAGTAATTCAATTTATAATAAGTATAGCTGTAATTATATTCATAGAGAAGGTAGTAGGAACAGATTTAAGATATCAATTAATTCCTTTTGTAAAAGGTGCAGTTAATTTTGGATGGTTTATTTATCCTATATTAATTTTTGTAATGATAGGAACGGCAAATGCAACTAATTTAACAGATGGATTAGACGGTCTTTCATCTTCTGTTTCAATTCCTGTGTTTTTAGGACTAGCTGTTATAAGTGCATCAAGATTTCCTAGCGTTGGGGTTTTCTCACTAGTATTTATGGCAAGTTTAATGGGATTTGTTATGTTTAATTCTTATCCAGCTAGAGTATTTATGGGAGATACTGGCTCAATGGCTTTAGGCGGTGCAATAGCCACAATATGTATATTAAATGGAATGATTTTTTATTTACCTATTATTGGTGGAATATACGTGATGGAAGCACTATCAGTTATTATTCAAGTAGTTAGTTATAAAACTAGAAATAAAAAAAGAGTTTTCTTGATGAGTCCGATACATCATCATTACGAATTAAAGGGATATAAAGAACCTCAAATTGTTACAGCTTTTGCAGTAATCAGTGGACTATTGTCAATTATAGCTGTCTATCTTTTCTTTCATATTTAA
- a CDS encoding penicillin-binding transpeptidase domain-containing protein: MNKKKYSIKNKTVSSRSAVLFFIFIILFSVIIIKLAYLQLYSKNKYSVEQFKDSVSYTPLEAKRGTIFDRNGNTLAKSISVYNGYFSTLDYNRYKKSSGKIKDTETQKLDKIFELLQLNKEEIIEKADQYNNLLIQKDITEEQNSIIKSKNSIIISVNNNREVYFSVLEYDKFKQYSQKAKEAEEKKLDEIFAALELDKKKVFDRADRGTNFKIKKSISPELAKEIKEINSSIISVEIEQSRNYIDGTLAPFVVGHANENGGQSGIENYLNDSLSGTDGSKRVIRESLNKSVEDVVEAKDGKDIYLTIDSTIQKYVSEYAKQYYDQEKPIKMSVIVSDVTNGDILAMDSYPKYDTNNPNVPLDDNTLKSFENLDEKEKLKKIFSMWRNPAVSDAYEPGSVFKLITASSSLEEKTDTLDSTFFCNGFIRDIPGVTLRCFNWQNPHGKETFTEALDNSCNPALVQMVRHLGRDKFYRYINGFGFGTKTGINLPGESNGQIPKSVSDIGAAELATMSYGHGISVTPIQMIMAANAVVNGGYLLEPQINIKNVEKDEDNKIKVKDNEAIVKNQIISKETSDKMRVIMEHGVTNGIVKKVYSNNVRIGGKSGTTIKAVNGKYDDQKTIASLYIAFPIENPKYSILIVFDEPKVNVGGTSACAPLAKKLAEEIAEYKQITKTNDNTGIVKRTKVPDVKGLTLEYASEILKGQFLNYSVEGSSSPKSIVTAQSEEPEKNLVEGSTVNLTLSDDEKEKLLVVDFSKMNYDQAMDVVNKMGYKYKTSGGKGKFVSSNKEIGSYISKDEELVLTFED; the protein is encoded by the coding sequence ATGAATAAAAAGAAATATAGTATTAAAAATAAAACAGTCTCTTCTCGTTCGGCTGTTTTATTTTTTATTTTTATCATACTTTTTAGCGTGATAATTATTAAATTGGCATATTTACAATTATATTCAAAAAATAAATATAGTGTTGAACAATTTAAAGATTCTGTTAGTTATACACCTCTTGAGGCGAAAAGAGGAACAATCTTCGATAGGAACGGGAATACTTTAGCTAAAAGTATTAGTGTTTATAATGGATATTTTTCTACTCTTGATTATAACCGTTATAAAAAATCTAGTGGGAAGATTAAAGATACAGAAACACAAAAACTAGATAAAATTTTTGAATTATTACAATTAAATAAAGAAGAAATTATAGAAAAAGCTGATCAATATAACAATTTATTGATACAAAAGGATATTACAGAAGAACAAAATTCAATTATAAAATCTAAAAATTCAATTATAATTAGTGTTAATAATAATAGAGAAGTTTATTTCTCAGTATTAGAATATGATAAGTTTAAACAATATTCACAAAAGGCTAAAGAAGCTGAAGAGAAAAAATTAGATGAAATTTTTGCAGCTCTTGAATTAGATAAGAAAAAAGTTTTTGACAGAGCTGACAGAGGAACGAATTTTAAAATAAAAAAGAGTATTAGTCCTGAATTGGCAAAAGAAATTAAAGAAATAAATTCATCAATAATTAGTGTTGAAATTGAACAAAGTAGAAACTATATAGATGGAACTTTGGCACCTTTTGTTGTTGGTCATGCAAATGAAAATGGTGGACAAAGTGGAATTGAAAATTATTTAAATGATTCTCTTTCAGGAACTGATGGATCTAAAAGAGTTATTAGAGAAAGTCTTAATAAATCAGTTGAAGATGTTGTTGAGGCAAAAGATGGTAAAGATATATATTTAACTATAGATAGTACTATTCAAAAATATGTTTCAGAATATGCTAAACAATATTATGATCAAGAAAAACCTATAAAGATGAGTGTAATTGTTTCAGATGTTACAAATGGGGATATTTTAGCAATGGATAGTTATCCAAAATATGATACTAATAATCCTAACGTTCCTCTTGACGATAATACTCTTAAAAGTTTTGAAAACTTAGATGAAAAAGAAAAGTTAAAAAAGATATTTTCTATGTGGAGAAATCCTGCTGTAAGTGATGCTTATGAACCAGGTTCTGTATTTAAACTTATAACAGCATCTTCATCTTTAGAAGAAAAGACAGATACTTTAGATTCAACTTTCTTTTGTAATGGATTTATAAGAGATATACCAGGGGTTACTCTTAGATGTTTTAATTGGCAGAATCCACATGGAAAAGAAACATTTACTGAAGCCTTAGATAATAGCTGTAACCCAGCTTTAGTTCAAATGGTTAGACATTTAGGAAGAGATAAATTTTACAGATATATAAATGGTTTTGGATTTGGAACTAAAACAGGAATTAATTTACCTGGAGAATCTAATGGACAAATTCCAAAGTCTGTATCCGATATAGGAGCGGCGGAACTTGCAACAATGAGTTATGGGCACGGCATTTCTGTAACACCTATTCAAATGATTATGGCTGCAAATGCAGTTGTTAATGGAGGTTATTTATTAGAACCTCAAATCAACATTAAGAATGTTGAAAAAGATGAAGATAATAAAATTAAAGTAAAAGATAATGAAGCTATCGTTAAAAATCAGATTATCTCAAAAGAAACAAGTGACAAAATGAGAGTAATCATGGAACATGGTGTAACAAATGGAATCGTAAAAAAAGTATATTCTAATAATGTAAGAATCGGTGGAAAATCTGGTACGACAATAAAAGCGGTAAATGGTAAATACGATGATCAAAAGACAATTGCTTCATTATATATAGCTTTTCCAATTGAAAATCCAAAATACAGCATTTTAATTGTATTTGATGAACCAAAGGTGAATGTAGGTGGTACAAGTGCGTGTGCTCCTTTGGCTAAAAAATTAGCAGAAGAAATTGCCGAATATAAACAAATAACTAAAACAAATGATAATACTGGAATCGTTAAAAGAACAAAAGTTCCAGATGTTAAAGGTCTAACTTTAGAATATGCATCAGAAATTTTAAAAGGACAATTTTTAAATTATAGTGTAGAAGGTTCTAGCTCACCAAAATCAATTGTGACTGCTCAAAGTGAAGAACCAGAAAAGAACTTAGTTGAGGGTAGTACAGTTAATTTAACTCTATCGGATGATGAAAAGGAAAAATTGTTAGTTGTTGATTTTTCGAAAATGAATTACGATCAAGCGATGGATGTTGTAAATAAAATGGGATATAAATACAAAACTTCAGGTGGTAAAGGAAAATTCGTCTCCTCTAATAAAGAAATTGGAAGTTATATTTCAAAAGACGAAGAATTAGTTTTAACCTTTGAAGATTAA
- a CDS encoding septum formation initiator family protein has protein sequence MSMAQVKYMNVSGERISEKNKKAYGITRESSLYKNITLFIFTFITLTFSVVILYGYLNIAQQNRMINTLNSEIRSLETERDDNYMKLEPYKSVDRIAKIARLNYNMDFPKKEQVKYLDKID, from the coding sequence ATGAGTATGGCTCAAGTAAAATATATGAATGTTTCAGGCGAGAGAATTTCAGAGAAAAATAAAAAAGCCTACGGAATTACCAGAGAATCCAGTTTATATAAAAATATTACACTTTTTATATTCACTTTTATTACATTAACTTTTAGTGTAGTAATTTTATATGGATATCTAAATATTGCTCAACAAAATAGAATGATAAATACACTTAACTCTGAAATTCGCTCGTTAGAAACAGAAAGAGATGATAATTATATGAAACTTGAGCCTTATAAATCTGTAGATAGAATTGCAAAGATTGCAAGACTTAATTACAATATGGATTTTCCTAAGAAGGAACAAGTTAAATATTTGGATAAGATTGATTAA
- the rsmH gene encoding 16S rRNA (cytosine(1402)-N(4))-methyltransferase RsmH, whose translation MEFNHIPIMLDEVIDNLDIKPNGIYVDLTVGGAGHSTEILKRIKNGKLICVDQDEEALVVAKDRLLKISDNVLFYKSNFENFKEILDYYGIDKVDGVLLDIGVSSYQIDNGQRGFSYMIDAPLDMRMDRDLKKSAFDVVNYYSSDELEYIFYNYGEEKWTKRIVEFIVNYRKEKLIETTFELVDIIERAIPKSVRAKGGHPAKRVFQAIRIEVNRELEVIKKVIPDIVERLNKDGRLCIITFHSLEDRIVKESFKELARGCICPKELYVCVCNHKPKVKILTKKPLVPSKEEMNDNPRSKSSKLRVCSKI comes from the coding sequence ATGGAATTTAATCATATACCTATAATGTTAGATGAAGTAATAGATAATTTAGATATTAAACCTAACGGAATATATGTTGATCTGACTGTTGGAGGTGCTGGGCACTCAACAGAAATTTTAAAAAGAATAAAAAATGGAAAACTGATTTGTGTTGATCAGGATGAAGAAGCGTTGGTAGTTGCCAAAGATAGACTTTTAAAGATTTCAGATAATGTTTTATTTTATAAAAGTAATTTTGAAAATTTTAAAGAAATACTAGATTATTATGGAATTGATAAAGTTGATGGTGTTTTATTAGACATCGGTGTTTCTTCTTATCAAATAGATAATGGTCAAAGAGGTTTTTCTTATATGATAGATGCTCCATTGGATATGAGAATGGATAGAGATCTAAAAAAAAGTGCGTTCGATGTTGTGAATTATTATAGTTCTGATGAATTAGAATATATTTTTTACAATTATGGCGAAGAAAAATGGACAAAAAGAATTGTAGAATTTATTGTTAATTATAGAAAAGAAAAGTTAATAGAAACTACTTTTGAATTGGTTGATATTATCGAAAGAGCTATTCCAAAATCTGTTAGAGCTAAGGGAGGACATCCTGCAAAAAGAGTTTTTCAAGCAATAAGGATTGAGGTTAATAGAGAATTAGAAGTAATAAAGAAAGTTATTCCAGATATAGTAGAAAGACTAAATAAAGATGGTAGATTATGTATTATAACTTTTCACTCTTTGGAAGATAGAATTGTTAAGGAATCATTTAAAGAATTGGCAAGAGGTTGTATTTGCCCTAAGGAATTATATGTTTGTGTTTGTAATCACAAGCCAAAAGTAAAAATCTTAACAAAGAAGCCTTTGGTGCCTTCCAAAGAAGAAATGAATGATAACCCTAGATCGAAAAGTTCAAAATTGAGGGTTTGTTCAAAAATTTAG
- the mraZ gene encoding division/cell wall cluster transcriptional repressor MraZ — protein sequence MALFIGDFPHTLDDKGRLIMPSKFRNELGSNFVVTRGLEGCLFVFTEKKWTEFTEQLNSKGFSKKDVRSITRFFCSCAMNADLDKQGRFLVNKNLREFAEIERDVMIIGVSDRIEIWSKEKWDEYSESEYSDDTIMSERFDGLDF from the coding sequence ATGGCATTGTTTATTGGAGATTTTCCACATACTTTAGATGATAAAGGCAGATTAATTATGCCATCAAAATTCAGAAATGAGTTAGGATCTAATTTTGTAGTAACTCGAGGTCTTGAAGGCTGTCTATTTGTATTTACGGAAAAAAAGTGGACTGAATTTACAGAACAACTTAATTCAAAAGGTTTTAGCAAAAAAGATGTTCGTTCAATTACAAGATTCTTTTGTAGCTGTGCAATGAATGCAGATTTAGATAAACAAGGGAGATTTTTAGTAAATAAAAATTTACGTGAATTTGCTGAAATTGAAAGAGATGTTATGATTATCGGTGTTTCTGACAGAATTGAAATATGGTCTAAAGAAAAATGGGATGAATACAGTGAATCAGAATATAGTGACGATACTATTATGTCTGAAAGATTTGATGGTCTTGATTTTTAA
- the lgt gene encoding prolipoprotein diacylglyceryl transferase, with the protein MEVKIDRVAFSLFGIDIMWYAIIICFGIMAGLFVATKNSKLRNIEEDEISNLLLFALPISVIGARIYYVIFEWESYKGDFLSIINIREGGLAIYGAVIAAVIVVYFFGKYKKIDFRDLADVCAPGLILGQAIGRWGNFINQEAHGTETTLPWAVIIDGKKYHPTFLYESIGNFLIFIFLMIYMRKYQKKKGEIILLYAILYGIVRFFVEGLRTDSLMFLGFRVSQVLSLVGIIVGTILFFLNRKYGKDINNL; encoded by the coding sequence ATGGAAGTAAAAATTGATAGAGTTGCTTTTTCTTTATTTGGAATTGATATAATGTGGTATGCAATTATCATCTGTTTTGGTATTATGGCAGGACTTTTTGTAGCAACAAAAAACTCCAAACTTAGAAATATTGAAGAGGATGAAATTTCAAACCTTTTGCTTTTTGCTTTACCGATAAGTGTAATTGGAGCAAGAATATATTATGTAATATTTGAATGGGAAAGCTATAAAGGCGATTTTTTATCTATAATTAATATAAGAGAAGGTGGACTTGCAATATATGGAGCTGTAATAGCTGCTGTTATTGTAGTTTACTTTTTTGGTAAATATAAAAAAATTGATTTTAGAGATTTAGCTGATGTTTGTGCTCCAGGATTAATACTTGGCCAAGCAATTGGAAGATGGGGAAATTTTATTAATCAAGAAGCTCATGGAACTGAAACTACTTTACCTTGGGCTGTTATTATAGATGGTAAAAAATATCATCCGACATTTTTATATGAATCAATTGGAAATTTTCTAATTTTTATATTTTTAATGATATATATGAGAAAATATCAAAAGAAGAAAGGTGAAATTATTTTGCTTTATGCAATTTTATATGGAATTGTAAGATTCTTCGTAGAAGGTTTGAGAACTGATAGCCTAATGTTTTTAGGATTTAGGGTTTCTCAAGTTCTATCACTTGTTGGTATAATTGTTGGAACTATACTTTTCTTTTTGAATAGAAAATATGGAAAGGACATTAATAATTTATAA
- a CDS encoding TIGR01906 family membrane protein produces the protein MKKIFAFLISLSIILFILLYSIDFMAKDISYYNNFHNEYKIDEESGLSKEWIESASNSLVEFIKNGDKEVLKNHFNEKEISHMEDVYKLFKLDRVVYTSLFIITLIVFIYKLIKNDKLFFKYIRKYILIAYIAVISFLGVCSMFFSESFIYFHKLFFNNDLWLLDYKTDLMIRILPEEFFFVLFLNVLVLSTICILLIYLFLKFKDNKYS, from the coding sequence ATGAAAAAAATATTTGCTTTTTTGATTTCTTTAAGCATAATTTTGTTTATTTTATTATATTCAATAGATTTTATGGCTAAGGATATTTCTTACTATAACAATTTTCATAATGAATATAAAATTGACGAGGAGTCAGGACTTTCTAAAGAATGGATAGAAAGTGCAAGTAATTCTCTGGTTGAATTTATTAAAAATGGTGATAAAGAAGTATTAAAAAATCATTTTAATGAAAAAGAAATTTCTCATATGGAAGATGTGTATAAACTATTTAAACTTGATAGGGTTGTTTATACATCTTTATTTATAATTACTTTGATAGTATTTATATATAAATTAATAAAAAATGATAAGTTATTTTTTAAATATATTAGAAAGTATATACTTATAGCATATATAGCTGTAATTTCTTTTTTAGGAGTCTGTTCTATGTTTTTTTCTGAGAGTTTTATTTATTTTCATAAGTTGTTTTTTAACAATGATTTATGGCTTTTAGATTATAAAACAGATTTAATGATAAGAATTTTACCGGAAGAATTTTTCTTTGTCTTATTTTTAAATGTACTTGTATTATCTACAATATGTATTCTTTTAATTTATCTTTTTCTTAAATTTAAAGATAATAAGTATAGTTAG
- a CDS encoding YebC/PmpR family DNA-binding transcriptional regulator, producing MSGHNKWSTIKHKKGKEDARRGKIFTKLARYIIVAVKEGGADPEYNPALKTAIEKAKAENMPNDNIERALKKAAGDGDASNYETIIYEGYGPEGIAVVVECLTDNRNRTAADVRHAFDKHGGNLGQNGSVLFMFEKKGVVAISKDQAEEDDLMDFALENGASDFESDDEVYTIYSEVSDFITLRDALQEKGYTFSACDLEYVPSNNSQISNPDNTKKMVKMIDQLEDNDDVQNVYHNWDIPEDLDVE from the coding sequence ATGTCAGGACATAATAAATGGAGTACAATTAAACATAAAAAAGGAAAAGAAGATGCAAGAAGAGGAAAAATATTTACAAAACTTGCTCGTTATATAATTGTAGCAGTTAAAGAAGGAGGAGCAGACCCTGAATATAACCCTGCTTTAAAAACTGCGATAGAAAAGGCTAAAGCTGAAAATATGCCTAATGATAATATCGAAAGAGCATTAAAAAAAGCTGCTGGAGATGGAGATGCAAGCAACTATGAAACTATAATTTATGAAGGTTATGGTCCTGAAGGAATTGCAGTTGTAGTTGAATGTTTAACAGATAATAGAAATAGAACAGCTGCAGATGTAAGACATGCATTTGATAAACATGGTGGCAATCTAGGGCAAAATGGTTCAGTGCTATTTATGTTTGAAAAAAAAGGTGTTGTTGCTATCTCAAAAGATCAAGCTGAAGAAGATGATTTAATGGACTTTGCTTTAGAAAATGGTGCAAGTGATTTTGAATCTGATGATGAAGTTTATACAATTTATTCTGAAGTTTCTGACTTCATTACTTTAAGAGATGCTTTACAAGAAAAGGGATATACTTTTAGTGCTTGTGATTTGGAATATGTTCCAAGTAATAATTCACAAATTTCAAATCCTGATAATACTAAGAAAATGGTTAAGATGATAGATCAACTTGAAGATAATGATGATGTTCAAAATGTTTATCACAATTGGGATATACCAGAAGATTTAGATGTAGAATAA
- the nadE gene encoding NAD(+) synthase, translating into MKEVVDKLVEWLRNSVKEANCKGIVYGLSGGVDSAVIAALSKLAFDDESLAIMMPINSSLEDEKDAKLVIDKFKLNAIKVDLSKTYSIFVDSVEKGDNSMAYANVKPRLRMTTLYYYAQLKRYLVVGTSNKSEFTVGYFTKYGDSGSDLMPLVDFTKREIFELARFLGVPDKIIQKPPSAGLFENQTDEDEMGFSYDDLEKFINNEKMDKNVEDKIKKMVKISEHKRNFAKGFRR; encoded by the coding sequence ATGAAAGAAGTTGTTGATAAACTTGTTGAATGGCTTAGGAATTCTGTTAAGGAAGCTAATTGTAAAGGTATTGTCTATGGCCTTAGCGGTGGAGTTGATTCAGCTGTTATTGCTGCGCTTTCAAAACTAGCCTTTGATGATGAATCTTTAGCTATTATGATGCCAATAAATAGTTCTTTAGAAGATGAAAAAGATGCTAAGTTGGTAATAGATAAATTTAAACTTAATGCAATTAAGGTTGACTTATCTAAGACCTATTCTATTTTTGTAGATTCTGTTGAAAAAGGGGATAATTCAATGGCTTATGCTAATGTTAAGCCAAGACTTAGAATGACTACTTTATATTATTATGCACAACTAAAAAGATATTTAGTAGTTGGAACAAGTAACAAATCAGAATTTACTGTTGGATACTTTACTAAATATGGAGATAGCGGCTCTGATCTTATGCCTCTTGTAGATTTTACAAAGAGAGAAATTTTTGAACTTGCAAGATTTTTGGGTGTTCCCGATAAGATAATTCAAAAGCCTCCAAGTGCAGGGCTTTTCGAAAATCAAACTGATGAAGATGAAATGGGATTTTCCTACGATGATTTAGAAAAATTTATTAATAATGAAAAAATGGATAAAAATGTAGAAGATAAAATAAAAAAGATGGTGAAAATTTCAGAACATAAGAGAAATTTTGCTAAAGGATTTAGGAGGTAG
- a CDS encoding LicD family protein, giving the protein MVFKFSSGNTWKMKSEYKKQKFDIDFEALKKKELEILQNFISCCEKMNLTYYIGFGTLLGAIRHKGFIPWDDDVDVCMPRGDYDRFVKEASEYLPENYFIQTMESDPKYALNFAKLRDSNTALFEKHVLDVDINHGVFIDVFPLDGYIKGQNKVLDLRVKEKPVFEEADTNAFSNALSGFGKKFVYKLGETIPNKLKTDISKMSVPKDNPKFEDCEYVACMVDNFYIMPFKRDFLGKGVKVDFENLKVNAPENYDEYLKVLYGDYMKLPPEDQRENHHNFHLADVNKSFREYQEKN; this is encoded by the coding sequence ATGGTTTTTAAATTTAGTTCTGGAAATACTTGGAAAATGAAAAGTGAATATAAAAAGCAAAAGTTTGATATAGATTTTGAAGCATTAAAGAAAAAAGAATTAGAAATTTTACAAAATTTTATTTCTTGTTGTGAAAAAATGAATTTAACTTATTATATTGGCTTTGGAACTTTACTTGGTGCAATTAGACATAAAGGTTTTATCCCTTGGGATGATGATGTAGATGTATGTATGCCAAGAGGGGATTATGATAGATTTGTAAAAGAGGCTAGTGAATATTTACCGGAAAATTATTTTATTCAAACAATGGAATCAGATCCAAAATATGCATTAAATTTTGCAAAACTTCGAGATAGCAATACTGCTCTTTTTGAAAAACATGTTTTAGATGTAGATATTAATCATGGAGTATTTATTGATGTTTTTCCGCTTGATGGATACATTAAAGGTCAAAATAAGGTATTAGATTTAAGAGTTAAGGAAAAACCAGTTTTTGAAGAGGCAGATACTAATGCTTTTTCAAATGCATTAAGTGGATTTGGCAAAAAATTTGTTTATAAATTAGGAGAAACTATACCTAATAAATTAAAAACTGATATTTCAAAAATGTCAGTTCCAAAAGATAATCCGAAGTTTGAAGATTGTGAGTATGTAGCATGTATGGTTGATAATTTTTATATTATGCCATTTAAAAGAGATTTTTTGGGAAAAGGAGTAAAAGTAGACTTTGAGAATTTGAAAGTTAATGCTCCAGAAAATTACGATGAATACTTAAAGGTTTTATATGGAGATTATATGAAGTTACCGCCAGAAGATCAGAGAGAAAATCATCATAATTTTCATTTAGCAGATGTAAATAAAAGTTTTAGAGAATATCAAGAAAAAAATTAA
- a CDS encoding MFS transporter encodes MFGYSKKELSWILYDCANSAYSMAITTALFPIYFGMVGGNEMNLGYYNSFASIIIAVLSPVLGTIADFKGMKKKLFTLFSLIAIFSTLFLSFAGEFGLPLLMSFFVLGSVTFAGSNIFYDAFLVDVTHDDRMDKISTAGFAYGYIASVIPFIFCLGAVLLFGMKNPLGYQIGFVITSVWWLALTIPMYKNVDQVYGVEPVPNPVKESFSTVFHTLKNIEKNKVVVIFLCSYFLYIDGVDTIIKMVIPYATSVLDADKFNTLVLLGILIYVQIVAFPFAIIYGRLASKFGTRTMIKVGIITYMVSVIFAYFMSNLVHVFVLSTFIASAQGGIQALSRSYYAKIIPKENANEFFGFYNIFGKFAAIIGPFIMSLITTLTHNPRYSILGIIPLFVVGYLIMLQLPKEEK; translated from the coding sequence ATGTTTGGTTATTCAAAAAAAGAATTAAGCTGGATTTTATATGATTGTGCAAATTCTGCTTATTCTATGGCGATTACTACTGCATTATTCCCGATTTATTTTGGAATGGTCGGTGGAAACGAAATGAATTTAGGTTATTACAATTCATTTGCCAGCATTATTATTGCTGTTCTTAGTCCTGTACTTGGAACTATAGCTGATTTTAAGGGTATGAAGAAAAAGTTATTTACTTTATTCTCATTAATTGCAATTTTTTCAACATTATTTTTATCATTTGCAGGAGAGTTTGGCTTACCCTTATTAATGTCTTTTTTTGTTTTGGGAAGTGTAACTTTTGCAGGTTCTAATATCTTTTATGATGCATTTTTAGTTGATGTTACTCATGATGATAGAATGGACAAAATTAGTACGGCAGGATTTGCCTATGGATACATAGCTAGTGTTATACCTTTTATTTTTTGTTTAGGAGCTGTTCTGCTTTTTGGAATGAAAAATCCTTTAGGTTATCAAATAGGATTTGTTATTACATCTGTTTGGTGGTTAGCACTTACAATACCAATGTATAAAAATGTTGATCAAGTTTATGGAGTAGAACCTGTTCCAAATCCAGTTAAAGAAAGTTTTAGTACGGTTTTTCATACTTTAAAAAATATTGAGAAAAATAAGGTTGTAGTTATATTTTTATGTTCTTATTTTTTATATATTGACGGAGTAGATACTATCATAAAGATGGTTATACCTTATGCTACATCTGTTTTAGATGCGGATAAGTTTAATACACTTGTACTTTTAGGAATTTTGATTTATGTTCAAATAGTAGCCTTTCCTTTTGCTATTATTTATGGAAGATTAGCTAGTAAATTTGGAACTAGAACTATGATTAAAGTTGGAATTATAACATATATGGTTTCAGTAATATTTGCTTATTTTATGAGCAATTTGGTTCATGTTTTCGTGTTATCAACATTTATAGCATCTGCTCAAGGTGGAATTCAAGCATTGAGTAGAAGTTATTATGCAAAAATTATTCCAAAAGAAAATGCAAATGAATTTTTTGGTTTCTATAATATTTTTGGTAAATTTGCTGCAATAATTGGACCATTTATTATGAGTTTAATAACTACTTTAACACATAATCCAAGATATTCTATATTAGGTATAATTCCATTATTTGTTGTAGGTTATTTAATAATGTTACAATTACCAAAGGAAGAAAAATAA
- a CDS encoding Imm70 family immunity protein — MAVGLKIDFLWYSIGSPDFLHSFLSTICVNLENSNWGSSFPTLMKELYEGKLKHENIDSVIRELNEIELLFRKLGTDKVVWDIDNPKLTPPWGDNISPDIHNLSEYFLTSDGYNIFEIIREALEEGKKERIDVELKSI; from the coding sequence ATGGCAGTTGGACTTAAAATAGATTTTTTATGGTATTCAATTGGCAGTCCTGATTTTCTTCATTCATTTCTTTCAACAATTTGTGTTAATCTTGAAAATTCAAATTGGGGAAGTAGTTTTCCAACATTGATGAAAGAATTATATGAAGGGAAGTTAAAGCATGAGAATATTGATTCTGTAATTCGAGAATTAAATGAAATTGAGTTATTATTTAGAAAGCTTGGTACTGATAAAGTAGTTTGGGATATAGATAATCCCAAATTAACTCCACCATGGGGAGATAATATCAGTCCGGATATTCATAATTTATCAGAATATTTTTTGACTAGTGATGGATATAATATTTTTGAGATAATAAGAGAAGCATTAGAAGAAGGAAAAAAAGAACGAATAGATGTTGAACTTAAAAGTATCTAA